The Mangifera indica cultivar Alphonso chromosome 8, CATAS_Mindica_2.1, whole genome shotgun sequence genome has a window encoding:
- the LOC123224007 gene encoding uncharacterized protein LOC123224007 codes for MDSYVLIGPNFKDWLKTLTIVLNLDKSAYVLEAPLPITVDPNAPKEDQKAYAEWVDVDLRVRSYMLASMNFELQTQFENMQSAIERTLLEFLNDIQEFYNNEKKGKTLVELLATFATRGKKRQAQKP; via the exons ATGGACTCATATGTGCTTATTGGTCCCAATTTTAAAGACTGGCTGAAAACTCTGACAATTGTTCTCAATCTTGATAAGTCAGCTTATGTCTTAGAGGCACCTTTACCAATAACAGTGGACCCTAATGCCCCTAAGGAAGATCAAAAGGCTTATGCTGAATGGGTAGATGTCGACTTACGAGTTCGTAGTTATATGTTGGCATCAATGAACTTTGAACTTCAAACTCAGTTTGAGAATATGCAGAGtgc gattgAACGTACTCTCCTTGAGTTTCttaatgatattcaagaattttacaataatgagaagaaaggaaaaacacTAGTTGAGTTGCTAGCTACCTTTGCCACGAGAGGCAAAAAGAGGCAAGCTCAAAAGCCTTAG